One region of Caldimonas thermodepolymerans genomic DNA includes:
- a CDS encoding FHA domain-containing protein, which translates to MDRIALIEVFGRDGAVCQVVPVRQWPVRVGRALDCDVVLDDPHVAPHHLSIGAEDGRLHVMVGDTVNGLRCGGQHLPAGSAAVRPAGEDWMVGRTRLCVRLPGEQLAPEQPLPLQGGRLVPLALALAGLFAWTAWSHYLDTEPGEFLTSFAALLITVSALLAGWSFAWALGSKLFQHRFDYWTHVRIAATGLLASGVLGATLGVLAFATSWVLLSRVRDAAETLVLAGAVYAHLGAVLPQRRKVFAWVVGSAAVAGLVTMSAFQYQRTGRLSSELYLTTLPPPALRLAPAVPPQAFLEEIAAMQASLDAKARESDEDAVLEEEEEFLD; encoded by the coding sequence ATGGACAGGATCGCACTGATCGAGGTGTTCGGGCGGGACGGTGCGGTCTGCCAGGTCGTGCCGGTGCGGCAGTGGCCGGTGCGCGTGGGCCGCGCGCTGGACTGCGACGTGGTGCTCGACGACCCGCACGTGGCGCCGCACCACCTGAGCATCGGCGCGGAGGACGGTCGGCTGCACGTGATGGTGGGTGACACCGTCAACGGCCTGCGCTGCGGCGGCCAGCACCTGCCGGCCGGCAGCGCGGCGGTGCGCCCTGCCGGCGAGGACTGGATGGTCGGGCGCACCCGCCTGTGCGTGCGCCTGCCCGGCGAACAGCTGGCGCCCGAGCAGCCGCTGCCGCTGCAGGGCGGGCGGCTGGTGCCGCTGGCCCTGGCGCTGGCCGGGCTGTTCGCATGGACGGCATGGTCGCACTACCTCGACACCGAGCCCGGCGAGTTCCTGACCAGCTTCGCGGCGCTGCTGATCACCGTCTCGGCGTTGCTGGCGGGCTGGAGCTTCGCGTGGGCGCTGGGCTCCAAGCTGTTCCAGCACCGCTTCGACTACTGGACCCACGTGCGCATCGCCGCCACCGGGCTGCTGGCCTCTGGCGTGCTCGGCGCGACGCTGGGCGTGCTGGCCTTCGCGACCTCCTGGGTGCTGCTCAGCCGCGTGCGCGATGCCGCCGAGACGCTGGTGCTGGCCGGCGCGGTCTATGCCCACCTGGGAGCGGTGCTGCCGCAGCGCCGCAAGGTGTTCGCCTGGGTGGTCGGCTCGGCGGCGGTCGCGGGGCTGGTGACGATGAGCGCCTTCCAGTACCAGCGCACCGGGCGCCTGAGCTCCGAGCTCTACCTCACCACGCTGCCGCCGCCTGCGTTGCGGCTCGCGCCGGCGGTGCCGCCGCAGGCCTTCCTCGAGGAGATCGCCGCGATGCAGGCCTCGCTCGACGCCAAGGCGCGGGAAAGCGACGAGGACGCGGTGCTCGAGGAAGAAGAGGAGTTCCTCGACTGA
- a CDS encoding 3-hydroxyacyl-CoA dehydrogenase/enoyl-CoA hydratase family protein, which produces MSRFQVRKVAVLGAGVMGAQIAAHLVNVKVPVVLFDLPAKEGPKNGIVTKAVEGLKKLKPAPLGVAEDAALIQQANYEEHLELLKECDLVIEAIAERMDWKLDLYRKVAPHVAPHAIVASNTSGLSITKLSEALPEEIKPRFCGIHFFNPPRYMYLVELIPTPTTRADILDQLETFITTSVGKGVVRAKDTPNFIANRVGIAGMLSTMKEAENYGLTYDVVDDLTGKKLGRASSGTFRTADVVGLDTMAHVIKTMQDNLADDPFYPSYATPPVLARLIEQGALGQKSGAGFYRKVGKDILRFDPAKGDYVPAGAKADEIVSRMLKKAPAERLKLLRESSNPQAQFLWAILRNAFHYAAVHLGEIADSAREVDLAMRWGFGMSQGPFELWQQAGWKQVAEWVKADIEAGKALCSAPLPDWVFDGRDGVHTPEGSWSASQGKYLPRSTLPVYQRQHFPESVYGSGAADPLKAGTEEFRNDEIRVWTLDGEVLIATITAKLHLISPTVTEGLMKAVELAEAKYKGLVIWSPDDVFSAGANLEALMPVFMAKGSKGIAPEEKKLQDAMLRIRYAQVPVVSAIRGMALGGGCELAIHSARRVAAMESYIGLVEVGVGLIPGAGGLTYIARRAAEMAQAGNAGADILAFLKDGFTSAAMAKVGTSALESRKLGYLLDSDVIVPNKDELLHVALTQAKAMYDSGYRPPHKAVFPVAGRSAKATIVGQLVNMRDGGFISQHDFHLASLIADVVCGGDVEAGSLVNEEYLMGLERKHFCALLDHPKTQERIMGMLQTGKPVRN; this is translated from the coding sequence GTGAGTCGATTCCAAGTTCGCAAAGTCGCCGTGCTCGGTGCCGGCGTGATGGGCGCGCAGATCGCCGCCCATCTGGTCAACGTGAAGGTGCCGGTCGTGCTGTTCGACCTGCCGGCCAAGGAAGGCCCGAAGAACGGCATCGTCACCAAGGCGGTGGAGGGGCTCAAGAAGCTCAAGCCCGCGCCGCTGGGCGTGGCCGAGGACGCCGCGCTGATCCAGCAGGCCAACTACGAGGAGCACCTGGAGCTGCTCAAGGAGTGCGACCTGGTGATCGAGGCGATCGCCGAGCGCATGGACTGGAAGCTCGACCTCTACAGGAAGGTCGCGCCCCACGTCGCGCCGCACGCGATCGTCGCATCCAACACCTCGGGCCTGTCGATCACGAAGCTGTCCGAGGCGCTGCCCGAGGAGATCAAGCCGCGCTTCTGCGGCATCCACTTCTTCAACCCGCCGCGCTACATGTACCTGGTGGAGCTGATTCCCACCCCCACCACGCGCGCGGACATCCTCGACCAGCTCGAGACCTTCATCACCACCAGCGTCGGCAAGGGCGTGGTGCGTGCCAAGGACACGCCCAACTTCATCGCCAACCGCGTCGGCATCGCCGGCATGCTGTCGACGATGAAGGAGGCCGAGAACTACGGCCTGACCTATGACGTGGTCGACGACCTGACCGGCAAGAAGCTGGGCCGCGCCAGCTCGGGCACCTTCCGCACCGCGGACGTGGTGGGCCTGGACACGATGGCGCACGTCATCAAGACCATGCAGGACAACCTGGCCGACGACCCGTTCTATCCCAGCTACGCCACGCCGCCGGTGCTGGCCCGGCTGATCGAGCAGGGCGCACTGGGCCAGAAGAGCGGCGCCGGCTTCTACAGGAAGGTCGGCAAGGACATCCTGCGCTTCGACCCGGCCAAGGGCGACTACGTGCCCGCCGGCGCCAAGGCCGACGAGATCGTCAGCCGCATGCTGAAGAAGGCCCCGGCCGAGCGCCTGAAGCTGCTGCGCGAGTCGAGCAACCCGCAGGCGCAGTTCCTGTGGGCCATCCTGCGCAATGCGTTCCACTATGCCGCGGTGCACCTGGGCGAGATCGCCGACTCGGCGCGCGAGGTGGATCTGGCGATGCGCTGGGGCTTCGGCATGAGCCAGGGACCGTTCGAGCTGTGGCAGCAGGCCGGCTGGAAGCAGGTCGCCGAGTGGGTGAAGGCCGACATCGAGGCCGGCAAGGCGCTCTGCAGCGCGCCGCTGCCCGACTGGGTGTTCGACGGCCGTGACGGCGTGCACACGCCCGAAGGCTCGTGGAGCGCCTCGCAGGGCAAGTACCTGCCGCGCAGCACGCTGCCGGTCTACCAACGCCAGCACTTCCCCGAGTCGGTGTACGGCTCCGGCGCGGCCGACCCGCTCAAGGCAGGCACCGAGGAGTTCCGCAACGACGAGATCCGCGTCTGGACGCTGGACGGCGAGGTGCTGATCGCCACGATCACCGCCAAGCTGCACCTGATCAGCCCGACCGTGACCGAAGGCCTGATGAAGGCGGTGGAGCTGGCCGAGGCCAAGTACAAGGGCCTGGTGATCTGGTCGCCCGACGACGTGTTCTCCGCTGGCGCCAACCTGGAAGCGCTGATGCCGGTGTTCATGGCCAAGGGCTCCAAGGGCATCGCGCCGGAGGAGAAGAAGCTGCAGGACGCGATGCTGCGCATCCGCTATGCCCAGGTGCCGGTGGTCTCGGCGATCCGCGGCATGGCGCTGGGCGGCGGCTGCGAGCTGGCGATCCACTCGGCGCGCCGCGTGGCCGCGATGGAAAGCTACATCGGCCTGGTGGAAGTGGGCGTGGGCCTGATCCCGGGGGCGGGCGGCCTGACCTACATCGCGCGCCGCGCCGCCGAGATGGCGCAGGCCGGCAACGCCGGTGCGGACATCCTGGCCTTCCTGAAGGACGGCTTCACCAGCGCCGCGATGGCCAAGGTCGGCACCAGCGCGCTGGAGTCGCGCAAGCTGGGCTACCTGCTCGACAGCGACGTGATCGTGCCGAACAAGGACGAGCTGCTGCACGTGGCGCTCACGCAGGCCAAGGCGATGTACGACAGCGGCTATCGGCCGCCGCACAAGGCCGTCTTCCCGGTGGCCGGCCGCTCGGCCAAGGCGACCATCGTCGGCCAGCTGGTGAACATGCGCGACGGCGGCTTCATCAGCCAGCATGACTTCCACCTGGCCAGCCTGATCGCCGACGTGGTCTGCGGCGGCGACGTCGAGGCCGGCTCGCTGGTGAACGAGGAATACCTGATGGGCCTGGAGCGCAAGCACTTCTGCGCGCTGCTGGACCACCCCAAGACCCAAGAACGCATCATGGGCATGCTGCAGACCGGCAAGCCCGTGCGCAACTGA
- a CDS encoding HNH endonuclease — protein MEILQLDVSGRPQAWISPKEAAILYATDGIAWTLGNPFITFRGGIQRASGRQSRIDLHPIVAVRGAIPSRAWRQVPALTNLKLFARDRYLCAYCGQQFHVEDLTREHIVPTSRGGEDTWMNCITACRSCNGRKGNRLPEEAHMTLLYLPYVPSLHEDMILRGRRILADQMEFLLASVPRTSRLHG, from the coding sequence ATGGAGATCTTGCAGCTCGACGTGTCCGGCCGCCCGCAGGCGTGGATCTCGCCGAAGGAAGCGGCCATCCTGTACGCCACCGACGGCATCGCGTGGACGTTGGGGAACCCCTTCATCACCTTCCGGGGGGGCATCCAGCGCGCCAGCGGCCGGCAATCGCGCATCGATCTGCATCCCATCGTCGCCGTGCGGGGAGCCATCCCCAGCCGTGCCTGGCGCCAGGTGCCGGCACTGACCAACCTGAAGCTGTTCGCGCGCGACCGCTACCTGTGCGCCTACTGCGGCCAGCAGTTCCACGTCGAGGACCTCACCCGCGAGCACATCGTGCCGACCTCGCGCGGCGGCGAGGACACCTGGATGAACTGCATCACCGCCTGCCGCAGCTGCAACGGACGCAAGGGCAACCGCCTGCCCGAGGAAGCGCACATGACGCTGCTGTACCTGCCCTACGTGCCCAGCCTGCACGAGGACATGATCCTGCGCGGCCGGCGCATCCTGGCCGACCAGATGGAGTTCCTGCTCGCCAGCGTGCCGCGCACCAGCCGCCTGCACGGCTGA
- a CDS encoding aldehyde dehydrogenase family protein gives MSTLPVHLHFIGHRRLPSASGETIPVIDPSDGQPYAAIARGTAAEVDLAVQAARRAFDEGAWGRMPAVERGRVLARACALVQEHADELAQIESRDCGKPLTQARNDVTAIARYFEFYAGAADKVGGQVLPYLPGYAVLADREPHGVTGHIIPWNYPLQIFGRSVGAALAAGNACVVKPAEDACLSLLRVAELLAEAGLPEGALNIVTGLGSEAGAALAAHPGLDHISFTGSPATGTRVAQAAAEHHVPVTLELGGKSPQVVFDDADLDAAVPVIVNAVVQNAGQTCSAGSRLLVQRGVHDALMERLAAAFAALRVGPAGADLACGPLIRASQLARVRQMVQEAREAGIAVAAEGRIEPDAPAGGYYFAPTLLRDVPPGHRIAQEEVFGPVLAAMPFADEAEAVALANGTRFGLVAGVWTRDGSRALRVARRMRCGQVFVNNYGAAGGVELPFGGVKSSGHGREKGIEGLLSFTRIKTIAIKHD, from the coding sequence ATGAGTACGCTGCCCGTCCACCTGCATTTCATCGGCCACCGCAGGCTGCCTTCGGCCAGTGGCGAGACCATTCCCGTGATCGACCCGTCCGACGGCCAGCCGTATGCCGCCATCGCGCGCGGCACCGCGGCGGAGGTCGACCTGGCCGTGCAGGCCGCGCGCCGCGCCTTCGACGAAGGCGCCTGGGGCCGCATGCCGGCCGTCGAGCGCGGGCGCGTCCTGGCGCGCGCCTGCGCGCTGGTGCAGGAGCATGCCGACGAGCTGGCGCAGATCGAGTCGCGCGACTGCGGCAAGCCGCTGACCCAGGCGCGCAACGACGTGACGGCGATCGCGCGCTACTTCGAGTTCTACGCCGGCGCGGCGGACAAGGTGGGCGGCCAGGTGCTGCCCTACCTGCCCGGCTACGCGGTGCTGGCCGACCGCGAGCCGCACGGCGTGACCGGCCACATCATTCCCTGGAACTACCCGCTGCAGATCTTCGGCCGCTCGGTCGGCGCGGCGCTGGCCGCGGGCAATGCCTGCGTGGTCAAGCCGGCCGAGGACGCCTGCCTGTCGTTGCTGCGCGTGGCCGAGCTGCTGGCCGAGGCGGGGCTGCCGGAAGGGGCGCTCAACATCGTCACCGGGCTGGGCAGCGAGGCCGGCGCGGCGCTGGCGGCCCACCCGGGGCTGGACCACATCTCGTTCACCGGCTCGCCCGCCACGGGCACGCGCGTCGCGCAGGCCGCCGCCGAGCACCATGTGCCGGTGACGCTGGAGCTGGGCGGCAAGTCGCCGCAGGTCGTGTTCGACGACGCCGACCTCGACGCCGCCGTGCCGGTGATCGTCAACGCCGTCGTGCAGAACGCCGGCCAGACCTGCTCGGCCGGCAGCCGCCTGCTGGTGCAGCGCGGCGTGCACGACGCATTGATGGAGCGGCTCGCGGCGGCGTTCGCCGCGCTGCGCGTCGGGCCGGCCGGGGCCGACCTTGCCTGCGGGCCGCTGATCCGCGCCTCGCAGCTCGCGCGCGTGCGGCAGATGGTGCAGGAAGCGCGCGAGGCGGGCATCGCGGTCGCGGCCGAAGGCCGCATCGAGCCCGACGCGCCGGCCGGCGGCTACTACTTCGCGCCGACGCTGTTGCGCGACGTGCCGCCCGGGCACCGCATCGCCCAGGAGGAGGTGTTCGGCCCGGTGCTGGCGGCCATGCCGTTTGCCGACGAGGCCGAGGCCGTGGCGCTGGCCAACGGCACGCGCTTCGGCCTGGTGGCCGGCGTGTGGACGCGCGACGGCTCGCGGGCGCTGCGCGTGGCGCGGCGCATGCGCTGCGGCCAGGTGTTCGTCAACAACTACGGGGCGGCAGGCGGGGTCGAGCTGCCGTTCGGCGGCGTGAAATCCAGCGGCCACGGGCGCGAGAAGGGCATCGAGGGGCTGCTGTCGTTCACCCGCATCAAGACCATCGCGATCAAGCACGACTGA
- a CDS encoding DUF2147 domain-containing protein, which translates to MKSLLAIVALLVAGAAWAQPTPVGLWKTIDDETRKEKSLVRITEADGVIAGRIEQLLDPATRPDAVCEKCSDERKGQPLVGLEVIRNVRRNATDPQLWDGGTILDPNNGKEYRVRLKPVEEGKKLEVRGYIGAPLLGRTQVWQRVE; encoded by the coding sequence ATGAAATCGCTGCTGGCCATCGTCGCACTGCTTGTCGCCGGCGCCGCCTGGGCCCAGCCCACCCCGGTGGGCCTGTGGAAGACCATCGACGACGAGACCAGGAAGGAGAAGTCGCTGGTGCGCATCACCGAGGCCGACGGCGTGATCGCCGGCCGCATCGAGCAGCTGCTCGATCCGGCCACCCGGCCCGACGCGGTCTGCGAGAAGTGCAGCGACGAGCGCAAGGGCCAGCCGCTGGTGGGCCTGGAGGTCATCCGCAACGTGCGCAGGAACGCCACCGACCCGCAGCTGTGGGACGGCGGCACGATCCTCGATCCGAACAACGGCAAGGAGTATCGCGTGCGCCTGAAGCCGGTCGAGGAGGGAAAGAAACTGGAAGTGCGCGGCTACATCGGGGCGCCGCTGCTGGGCCGCACGCAGGTCTGGCAGCGCGTCGAATGA
- a CDS encoding acyl-CoA dehydrogenase C-terminal domain-containing protein, whose amino-acid sequence MAQYTPPLRDMQFVMHEVLNVVDELKQLPKHADIDADTINAVLEEGGKFAAEVVFPLNQVGDQEGCTLDRQTHEVKAPTGFKEAYKQYVEGGWPALSCDPEYGGQGLPVTVNQCFYEMLNSASQAWTMYPGLSHGAYEALHAHGTPEQKRLYLPKLTSGEWTGTMCLTEPHCGTDLGLLRTKAEPLPDGTYRITGQKIFISAGEHDLAENIVHLVLARLPDAPAGSKGISLFVVPKYLVNADGSLGERNKIYCAGLEHKMGIHGNATAQMVLDGAIGTLVGEPNRGLQAMFVMMNAARLGVGVQSLGLTEVAYQNAVAYAKDRLQMRALSGPKAPDKPADPIIVHPDVRKMLLTARAYAEGGRALTIWTALQIDKELSSDDEQVRKDCADLVALVTPIVKAFLTDNGWIATSHCLQVFGGHGYIREWGMEQFVRDARINMIYEGTNTVQSLDLLGRKVLADNGAKLKKFGKLVQEFVEEEGVNEAMQEFVNPLADLGEKVTKLTMEIGMKAMGNPDEVGAAAVDYLRVCGHLVFAYFWARMAKVALAKADSGDPFYKAKLATARFYFAKLLPETAALIRSARAGLKPLMEMDEALF is encoded by the coding sequence ATGGCCCAGTACACCCCGCCGCTGCGCGACATGCAGTTCGTGATGCACGAAGTGCTGAACGTCGTCGACGAGCTCAAGCAGCTGCCCAAGCATGCCGACATCGACGCCGACACCATCAACGCCGTGCTGGAGGAAGGCGGCAAGTTCGCCGCCGAAGTGGTCTTCCCGCTGAACCAGGTGGGCGACCAGGAAGGCTGCACGCTGGACCGGCAGACCCACGAGGTCAAGGCTCCCACCGGCTTCAAGGAAGCCTACAAGCAGTATGTCGAGGGCGGCTGGCCGGCGCTGAGCTGCGATCCGGAATACGGCGGCCAGGGCCTGCCGGTCACGGTCAACCAGTGCTTCTACGAGATGCTGAACTCGGCCAGCCAGGCCTGGACCATGTATCCCGGCCTGTCGCACGGCGCCTACGAGGCCCTGCACGCGCACGGCACGCCGGAGCAGAAGCGCCTGTACCTGCCCAAGCTGACCAGCGGCGAGTGGACCGGCACGATGTGCCTGACCGAGCCGCACTGCGGCACCGACCTGGGCCTGCTGCGCACCAAGGCCGAGCCGCTGCCCGACGGCACGTACAGGATCACCGGCCAGAAGATCTTCATCTCGGCCGGCGAGCATGACCTGGCCGAGAACATCGTCCACCTGGTGCTCGCGCGCCTGCCGGATGCGCCGGCGGGCAGCAAGGGCATTTCGCTGTTCGTCGTGCCCAAGTACCTGGTCAATGCGGACGGCAGCCTGGGCGAGCGCAACAAGATCTACTGCGCGGGCCTGGAGCACAAGATGGGCATCCACGGCAACGCGACCGCGCAGATGGTGCTCGACGGCGCGATCGGCACGCTGGTGGGCGAGCCCAACCGCGGCCTGCAGGCCATGTTCGTGATGATGAACGCCGCGCGCCTGGGCGTGGGCGTGCAGTCGCTGGGCCTGACCGAGGTGGCCTACCAGAACGCGGTGGCCTACGCCAAGGACCGCCTGCAGATGCGCGCGCTGTCCGGCCCCAAGGCGCCGGACAAGCCCGCCGATCCGATCATCGTGCACCCGGACGTGCGCAAGATGCTGCTGACCGCCCGCGCCTACGCCGAAGGCGGCCGCGCGCTGACGATCTGGACCGCGCTGCAGATCGACAAGGAGCTGTCCAGCGACGACGAGCAGGTGCGCAAGGACTGCGCCGACCTGGTCGCGCTGGTGACGCCGATCGTCAAGGCCTTCCTGACCGACAACGGCTGGATCGCCACCTCGCACTGCCTGCAGGTGTTCGGCGGCCACGGCTACATCCGCGAGTGGGGCATGGAGCAGTTCGTCCGTGACGCCCGCATCAACATGATCTACGAGGGCACCAACACGGTCCAGTCGCTGGACCTGCTGGGTCGCAAGGTGCTGGCCGACAACGGCGCCAAGCTGAAGAAGTTCGGCAAGCTGGTGCAGGAGTTCGTCGAGGAAGAAGGCGTCAACGAGGCCATGCAGGAGTTCGTCAACCCGCTGGCCGACCTGGGCGAGAAGGTCACCAAGCTGACCATGGAAATCGGCATGAAGGCGATGGGCAACCCCGACGAGGTGGGCGCCGCGGCGGTCGACTACCTGCGCGTGTGCGGCCACCTCGTGTTCGCCTACTTCTGGGCCCGCATGGCCAAGGTGGCGCTCGCGAAGGCCGATTCGGGCGACCCGTTCTACAAGGCCAAGCTGGCCACGGCGCGCTTCTACTTCGCCAAGCTGCTGCCCGAGACCGCCGCGCTGATCCGCTCCGCGCGTGCCGGCCTCAAGCCCCTGATGGAGATGGACGAGGCGCTGTTCTGA
- a CDS encoding SDR family oxidoreductase, with protein MRLADRIAIVTGAGSGFGEGIAKRFAEEGCKVIVNDLNAAGGERVVAEIRAAGGQASFVQADVSKDADVERLVRSALDTYGGLDIIVNNAGTTHRNRPMLEVTEEEFDRIYAVNVKSLFLTARHAVPHFRRQRRGCFITIASTAGVRPRPGLTWYNGSKGAAITTSRSMAAELGPDGIRVNVINPVAGETGLLAQFMGEDTPERRAQFIATIPLGRLSRPLDVANAALYLASDEAEFITGACLEVDGGRCV; from the coding sequence ATGAGACTTGCCGACAGGATCGCCATCGTGACCGGGGCCGGCTCGGGCTTCGGCGAGGGCATCGCCAAGCGTTTTGCCGAGGAAGGCTGCAAGGTGATCGTCAACGACCTCAACGCCGCCGGCGGCGAGCGCGTGGTGGCCGAGATCCGCGCCGCGGGCGGGCAGGCCAGCTTCGTGCAGGCCGACGTGTCCAAGGACGCCGACGTGGAGCGCCTGGTGCGCAGCGCGCTGGACACCTACGGCGGGCTGGACATCATCGTCAACAACGCCGGCACCACGCACCGCAACCGGCCGATGCTGGAGGTCACCGAGGAGGAGTTCGACCGCATCTACGCGGTCAACGTCAAGAGCCTGTTCCTCACTGCCCGCCATGCAGTGCCGCACTTCCGCCGGCAGCGCCGCGGCTGCTTCATCACGATCGCCTCGACCGCCGGCGTGCGCCCGCGCCCGGGGCTGACCTGGTACAACGGCAGCAAGGGCGCGGCCATCACCACCAGCCGCTCGATGGCCGCCGAGCTCGGCCCGGACGGCATCCGCGTCAACGTGATCAACCCGGTGGCCGGCGAGACCGGGCTGCTGGCGCAGTTCATGGGCGAGGACACGCCCGAGCGGCGCGCGCAGTTCATCGCGACCATCCCGCTGGGGCGCCTGTCGCGCCCGCTGGACGTGGCCAACGCGGCGCTTTATCTCGCCTCGGACGAGGCCGAGTTCATCACCGGGGCCTGCCTGGAAGTCGACGGCGGCCGTTGCGTCTGA
- a CDS encoding S1 family peptidase, with the protein MSVDLSCLRAPDRRPHRWWGLLAWLPLAAALAQPAPVPPAASEAGAAPVPMQPAPPVSASAQRLYERTRAQLVQVRTLLKGQASQSTVGSAFLVSGGGHLITNYHVVSQVALQPQRYRLVYTTADGQEGPLELLAFDAIHDLALVRAADGGLAGRKPLAFRPASQGLAKGERIYSLGNPLDVGFAVLEGNYNGLVERSFYPNIFFAGALNPGMSGGPALDEDGRVIGVNVATRRDGQQVSFLVPAEFAQQLLERSRDATPLTQPVYPQLTEQLLRHQQLLVERFLQQPWRPAGHPRYAIPVPQESFMRCWGTTTPADTKGLEFERSDCQMDTHIFITDWLHTGGIAVRHEAYDGRKLGRWRFASMYSRSFANESFPERTTRHRTAAQCRERFVDRDGLPLRAVVCISAYRKLRGLYDLSVLVATLDHPTMGVQGRFDARGVDYANALKLTEHYLAGYAWTGSH; encoded by the coding sequence ATGAGCGTCGACCTTTCGTGCCTGCGTGCACCGGATCGCCGGCCGCACCGCTGGTGGGGCCTGCTGGCGTGGCTGCCGCTGGCCGCCGCGCTGGCGCAGCCTGCGCCGGTGCCGCCCGCGGCGTCCGAAGCCGGTGCCGCACCGGTGCCCATGCAGCCGGCACCGCCGGTGTCGGCCTCGGCGCAGCGGCTCTACGAACGCACCCGCGCACAGCTGGTGCAGGTGCGCACGCTGCTCAAGGGCCAGGCGAGCCAGTCCACCGTGGGTTCGGCCTTCCTCGTGAGCGGCGGCGGGCACCTGATCACCAACTACCACGTCGTCAGCCAGGTGGCGCTGCAGCCGCAGCGCTACCGGCTGGTCTACACCACCGCCGACGGGCAGGAAGGTCCGCTGGAACTGCTGGCCTTCGATGCGATCCACGACCTGGCGCTGGTGCGCGCGGCCGACGGCGGGCTGGCGGGCCGCAAGCCGCTCGCTTTCCGGCCGGCCAGCCAGGGGCTGGCCAAGGGCGAGCGCATCTATTCGCTCGGCAATCCGCTCGACGTGGGCTTCGCGGTGCTGGAGGGCAACTACAACGGCCTGGTCGAGCGCAGCTTCTATCCGAACATCTTCTTCGCCGGCGCGCTCAACCCCGGCATGAGCGGCGGGCCGGCGCTGGACGAGGACGGGCGCGTGATCGGCGTCAACGTGGCGACGCGGCGCGACGGCCAGCAGGTCAGCTTCCTGGTGCCGGCCGAGTTCGCGCAGCAGCTGCTCGAGCGCAGCCGCGACGCCACGCCGCTGACCCAGCCGGTCTATCCGCAGCTGACCGAACAGCTGCTGCGCCACCAGCAGCTGCTGGTCGAGCGCTTCCTGCAGCAGCCGTGGCGGCCGGCGGGCCATCCGCGCTACGCGATCCCGGTGCCGCAGGAGAGCTTCATGCGCTGCTGGGGCACGACCACGCCGGCCGACACCAAGGGACTGGAGTTCGAGCGCTCGGACTGCCAGATGGACACCCACATCTTCATCACCGACTGGCTGCACACCGGTGGCATCGCGGTGCGCCACGAGGCCTACGACGGGCGCAAGCTGGGACGCTGGCGCTTCGCGTCGATGTACTCGCGCAGCTTCGCCAACGAATCGTTTCCCGAGCGCACCACGCGCCACCGCACCGCGGCGCAGTGCCGCGAGCGCTTCGTCGACCGCGACGGGCTGCCGCTGCGCGCGGTGGTCTGCATCTCGGCCTACCGCAAGCTGCGCGGGCTGTACGACCTGAGCGTGCTGGTCGCCACGCTGGACCATCCGACCATGGGCGTGCAGGGCCGCTTCGACGCGCGCGGCGTCGACTATGCCAACGCACTGAAGCTCACCGAACACTATCTCGCGGGGTACGCATGGACAGGATCGCACTGA
- a CDS encoding TetR/AcrR family transcriptional regulator: protein MSANTAAIKPARESARTLQKGQQTRAAILDAALRLASQVGLEGLSIGALAEVTRMSKSGVFAHFGSREELQISVIREYHNRFEEEVFFPALVEPRGLPRLRALFERWVRRVSVEIDSGCIYISGAVEFDDRPGPVRDALAAMVRAWHQALGRAIAIAIEEGHLKPDTDPAQMLFEIHGLILALHHDARFLRSPGSIDRARRGFEFIVSHYATDPSLARADGAPARKTTRSTR from the coding sequence GTGAGCGCGAACACTGCCGCGATCAAGCCGGCGCGCGAATCCGCACGCACGCTGCAGAAAGGCCAGCAGACCCGGGCCGCCATCCTCGATGCCGCATTGCGGCTGGCGTCCCAGGTGGGGCTGGAAGGGTTGTCGATCGGGGCATTGGCCGAGGTCACCCGCATGAGCAAGTCGGGCGTGTTCGCCCACTTCGGCTCGCGCGAGGAGCTGCAGATCTCGGTGATCCGCGAATACCACAACCGCTTCGAGGAGGAAGTGTTCTTCCCGGCGCTGGTCGAGCCGCGCGGCCTGCCGCGCCTGCGTGCACTGTTCGAGCGCTGGGTGCGGCGCGTCTCGGTCGAGATCGATTCGGGCTGCATCTACATCAGCGGCGCGGTCGAGTTCGACGACCGGCCCGGCCCGGTGCGCGACGCGCTGGCCGCGATGGTGCGTGCCTGGCACCAGGCGCTGGGCCGCGCGATCGCCATCGCGATCGAGGAAGGGCATCTGAAGCCGGACACCGATCCCGCGCAGATGCTGTTCGAGATCCATGGCCTCATTCTTGCCCTGCACCACGATGCCCGCTTCCTGCGCTCGCCCGGCTCGATCGACCGGGCCCGTCGCGGCTTCGAGTTCATCGTGAGCCACTACGCGACCGACCCGTCGCTGGCGCGAGCCGACGGCGCCCCCGCCCGCAAGACGACCCGATCCACCCGTTGA